One window from the genome of Cucumis melo cultivar AY chromosome 12, USDA_Cmelo_AY_1.0, whole genome shotgun sequence encodes:
- the LOC103498306 gene encoding ras-related protein RABF2b, with amino-acid sequence MATSGNKNINAKLVLLGDVGAGKSSLVLRFVKGQFVEFQESTIGAAFFSQTLAVNDATVKFEIWDTAGQERYHSLAPMYYRGAAAAIIVYDITNQGSFDRAKKWVQELQAQGNPNMVMALAGNKSDLLDSRKVAAEDAQTYAQENGLFFMETSAKSAANVNDIFYEIAKRLPRVQPVQNAPGMVLDRPAERVASTSCCS; translated from the exons ATGGCCACCAGCGGAAACAAGAACATTAATGCCAAATTA GTGCTTCTTGGTGATGTTGGTGCTGGGAAGTCAAGTCTAGTGTTGCGTTTTGTTAAAGGGCAATTTGTAGAGTTTCAG GAATCAACAATTGGTGCTGCCTTTTTCTCTCAAACATTAGCTGTAAATGATGCCACTGTGAAATTTGAAATCTGGGATACAGCTGGGCAGGAGAGATACCACAGTTTGGCTCCAATGTATTACAGGGGTGCAGCTGCAGCTATTATCGTCTATGATATTACTAACCAA GGTTCATTTGATCGTGCAAAAAAATGGGTTCAAGAACTTCAGGCACAAG GCAATCCAAATATGGTCATGGCTTTAGCTGGGAATAAATCAGATTTGTTGGATTCTAGGAAGGTTGCTGCAGAG GATGCTCAAACATATGCACAGGAGAATGGCCTTTTCTTCATGGAAACCTCTGCAAAAAGTGCTGCTAATGTCAATGATATTTTCTATGAAATAG CAAAGAGATTGCCACGAGTGCAACCAGTACAGAATGCACCCGGGATGGTTCTGGACAGACCTGCTGAAAGGGTTGCGAGCACATCATGTTGCTCGTAG